The sequence GTCTTCTTCAAATGGTCCAACAAAAACACGATTAACTTCTTCATTTCCAGAGATTCTTGATAAATTATTCTTATCAGTCAGTCCAATAATTAATTgctttaattcaaaaatttcgTCCCgcattaattcaattttagtgCTCAATTTTGATATAACTTTATATACATCCTTTGAATTTAATCCTAaaataaacgaatataatattcattatacaataatacaataaatacaaattatgatattacttcacacaatttattttaactgcTGACTTAAGCAGACGTGTTAcgcgtatgtgttgtctccgtcttacaagtgtacaacatagccaaaaactgttttgagcGTAACAACTTTACTCTGTGTATTTATAtcagaattaccaaaattccacaacgcatagggaaGAACTTTGTCTGTGACgtagcattttaattttttggataACAAaccaagtatttttaatatttaaataaaaaaattaaaaaaaccttattttctcaaactttaattgtatttatgttatctaaaaaataaaaaagctacGTCACAGACAATGTTCTCCCCTATTATGTGTTGttgaattttggtaattctactataaatacagagggagtaAAGTTTTTAcgcacaaaacagtttttggctATGTTGTgaatttgtaagacggagacaacacgtcATGCGGGTAGCACATCCTCTTAAAGATAGTatatgctaattatttttattttttatttatataattattggccCCCTATTTATAACGATTTATAGTGTAGTCGTACTATATNNNNNNNNNNNNNNNNNNNNNNNNNNNNNNNNNNNNNNNNNNNNNNNNNNTATTCTTGAGCCAgaacaaataagaaaattaaaaaacgctaaaaaaaataataccagaTCAAGATTAGAACTTAAACATGTTCAAATTCAAAAAGGTGGATTTTTACCAATAACTGTGATTGAACGCGTAAGTACTTTGGCTGCACTTGCACCTGCAGCCATTTTTTCAGCAAatgtaatgaatttaatttaatttattttttttgtattataaaatgaatctaaatttaaataaaaatcaattaaagaaaatattggaagctcataaaaataataaagatgtatcaattctaattgaaaataatcaaattgatagtggaaaacataaatttattctTGAGTCAgaacaaataagaaaattaaaaaacgctaaaaaaaataataccagaTCAAGATTAGAACTTAAAcatgttcaaattaaaaaaggtggattTTTACCAATAgctattagattctgagtggaacgatgaatgtattgattttacaatgatgtgtgtttttttatttttttttatttatttatgtattttttcatttatttattttattttctttattttttttgcgtctgtgtacacgataagtagtcgaaataagaGCTACGATTTtccacttcagtatcttgttcgatcagaaagtgaatatcgttggtgcattggggaggtcaaaatttaaattttctcagtggttttcaaaagcgccggNNNNNNNNNNNNNNNNNNNNNNNNNNNNNNNNNNNNNNNNNNNNNNNNNNNNNNNNNNNNNNNNNNNNNNNNNNNNNNNNNNNNNNNNNNNNNNNNNNNNNNNNNNNNNNNNNNNNNNNNNNNNNNNNNNNNNNNNNNNNNNNNNNNNNNNNNNNNNNNNNNNNNNNNNNNNNNNNNNNNNNNNNNNNNNNNNNNNNNNNNNNNNNNNNNNNNNNNNNNNNNNNNNNNNNNNNNNNNNNNNNNNNNNNNNNNNNNNNNNNNNNNNNNNNNNNNNNNNNNNNNNNNNNNNNNgataaaatttttaaaataatttgattctttttgagctgtttacggacattgtaagttttcaaattttttagttttttttttttctataaatatcaataaagttttatctgttgggccaaaaagtgtataaatttaatacaaagctcgtgatatattgttacaatatcagttgaaaaatattaaaaatacataggcacaatttttttttataagcatttaaagatcaaattttgacaaaatttatcaaattttaatttgaaaaattattttgtagttaaaaatttataaaatgttcaatttttgtatctaagaattgaaaatttaaaacaagattccacgtaaataattaattctgttaccgaaaaatctaaaaaatacatttacgcagtttatttttatagtcattttaagtacaaatttggacgaaattacatattaaaaacctaggataactattttagttattttgttgtgattgtataatattattcgtgggtacttgaaacttctaaagtatactattatatatttatgatagtaccatggttttttgttgatgtataacgcgttataagtacctaataaatattatgatatgattaatttggaatttattataggtacctaatataatattatgtcttatacctagactaacataccgtctccgctcagaatcgtttttcttatacaatgatattatatcattgaattcaaatttaataccatccattatacagtgacccacttgtaacctactgtacagcagagcgaaatccacttacccacctttttgctGTGATTGAAGGTGTAAGTGCTTTGGCTGCAGGTGCAAGTGCAGTTTATACTGCAATAACTGAtgctatacataaaaaaaaattggaacaaGAAACAATTCTTCATAATAAAGAGATGGAAAAAATTAGATCAGAAGGTTCtggtttgaagaaaaaaaaaaaaatattgaaaaaaaaattaaaaaaatgaataaatttgaaataaaaacatttagaaataatattgaaaaatttgaagGTATTTATACACGGTTTTggattaaagaaaataatataaaaattgaacctttgagtaatatagatataaattattttggaaataaaataaaaaattatagaggGTGTTTTATGTTAAATGAATTACCTACAACACCATGGGAAAATGAATGtggagtatttaatttaaatgattctaCTCAAAATGGTTCTCATTGGGTtgcatggaaaaaaataaacaatacatttaaaatatattttgacccATTTGGTCATATAGTTGGTGAGCCACCAaaagaacttttaaaatatttgggtaAAGATAATCTTTTTTGTACTGTTTCCCAATTTCAATACTATAATGACCCACCTATATGTGGGCATTTATGtttagaatttattgaaaattataaaaaatttatttaaatatcataatttttttaatagaaatatttctattaaaaaataacgagttaacgacttaacgagttaacgagtcgtttttttttacgttaacgtTAACGACTCgttaacgagtcgttttttttttacgtttatgttaacgagtcgttttttttttacgttaacgttaggttaggttaggttacgagtcgtttttttttattttttttacgtttttaaatatagtatgttatttagaaattaatataatttaaaatactgtttaaaaaaatttttttattttttataataaataatagaaatggtaaataaaaaattggaattaCTTTTAAAGTTTGTTGAACAACAACATAAAATGAGATTACATAtcttaaatatgattaataaacaacataaaatGAGATTACATATcttaaatatgattaatgaatacaataacaCTGACAGCGACAATGATAGTGATGATAATGATAGTGATGATGGTTATGTTAAGAATTTTAAACGACTagaaagaattaaatttaaaaaacataaataataattattttttaaacatataatacttacgaagtattatatatttatatatttatatattatagtacctatacagNNNNNNNNNNNNNNNNNNNNNNNNNNNNNNNNNNNNNNNNNNNNNNNNNNTTTAATTTCACTAAACAAACTACGTAAATTAAAtgattcgaataataataatatgtagctagACTGATAATGATAGTGATGATCATGGGAtgggattttatagcacttaaaattgcataaatatgcGCTATAATATGACCTTAACTTTCGCTAAATATGCgttaaaaatatgcaacaaaaacaacaaaatatgaaaaaaagaaatttattaagtaattacttacaaatttgaaattattataggtatttacttaagttaattatcgctaaatatgcgctaaaaatatgcaaacaacaaaatatgaaaaaaaaagcaaatttattaattaatcaataggTGATATCACTtacaaattagaaattattaggtatacgtatagTTTAGTCACTCTGGTCAGAATCCTGAAGGTCTGTAAACAATTTacccaattaattattttcaaaaattttatataaaaagtaagccatttaaaatgtttaccttGAGTGTtacattgaattattaaatgctTGGCCAGATTATCGAATTTGAATTTACGGCGGTTGTCTGCCAACAAAGTCTTGTACGTCGAAAATGAACGTTCGACGTCCACTGATACAATTGGTgcatatttgaaatatacaatatcgCTACATGTAAGTTCACCAAGTAATTCaccaatatttgtattttcttcGCCATCCAAgatatttgaaatatgttttaatttagacaaaccactatttttttctaaaacgttttttaatttgaaatatatatgtttaccaTGTTCACCATTTAGTGTTTTCAGTGTTTCTtcgatattttcaataatatttaatgatgtaGCTAAGGACATATTTTTCGCTTGCAATTTATCAATGGTTAcagataaaatagaaaaatttgatttaatgtaTGCCAAGTTATTTTCAAGATTAGGGttgtctaaacatttttttgctttttgaATACTAATCGCATCTTCTTGGTCGAGTAATCCAATAATATGACGAACAGCTTGTATATTCTCGCAATAATAGGTAGCTGCATTAAGCCAGGTTCCCCAACGTGTAATAACTGGTTCTTGCGGCAACTTTACTCCAggaagttcatttttaaataattgtaaccgACTCGGagcttttttaaatacttgtttaACACTTGCTATTAACTTATCCACTGTACTGAAATGAGATCTAACCTGTTCTGCTACTCTGTGCAAACCATGGGCTGCATACGTCACGTGTAGCATTTTAGAATAGAAAACTTGGAGAGCCGTCCCTGCCTTTACCATATATGGTGCGGCGTCTGATACAAATAAAAGAACATGTTCATGTTGTACTCCGTTCGGCCACAATATACCCATTGACTTGTTGAATAGCTGACTGATAgaagaaaaatttgtttttcctaGTTCTTCAGTATGAAGTAAAAATACGACACCTTGACGGTCGGCTTCAAGACTGCCGACAATCACATTTGCTATATACCGTCCTTCGAAATCGGTTGTTTCATCGATGCTGACCCATATTCGCTTAGAAGATAATTTAGAACGAATGTTTTCCATAGTctcgttatatatattatccacATATAACTTTCTTAACGTGGTTTGATCTGGAATCGGATTTTTCATGTACGTTTCAAGAAATTGTCGAAATATTGgattagataatttatttaaaggaATGTTTGCCGCTATAAATGCTTTACATAAATCGACATTAAAAGAGTTTTTTTGGTAGCTCGTAAGaaactgttgttttttttcaattttattttgatggcGCTTCGTTGCTTTAATATGTTTATCTGTTTTTAAGTGCTgagttatgttaaattttttttcactgttCACTTTACACTCAcataattgacaaaataatacattgtcaTCTACCTTAAACACTTCTTCGCCGAACTCTGATACAAAATTATTGAGTTTACACGAAAGAGATGATTTAACTTTTggcattttaaaacaaatagttaCTACACATAAACGGCGAAAATACAACGTAACACACGAGTACAGGCACACGAGACGactatataaaatgaataatacaacGTTGATAATCGGCGATTAATAATCGCAGTagaaatcgacaaaaaaaacccaacaaaattagcagataacaaaaattagaaccaaatatctaatacgaaattatcgtagtattatataaaacctatataTTAACGCTGTACGGCGTTTGCATCATCGTAATCGGCCTATTAACTTaatctataggtacatttacaatttatttgataattcaattgacaaaaatctaaaaacacgtttactataatataatttcataaaattttgacagattttgattcaaaaacaggtaaaaatgcaaaaaagtctcaaaaaatcccaaaaaagcaataaaaactaaaaaatcgtaaaatatgcaaaaaaaagcaaaataaaatttttaatttgagttctctgtatcatgaaacacatttttagcttactctgctattttttaagcatctcataagaaatatgcaaatgctataaaatcccaaccctggtGATGATGATCatgttaagaattttaaaaaacataaataataataattattttttaaacatataatacttacgaagtattatataatatttatatatttatatattatagtacctatacctattaaaaaacataaataattattattttttaaacatataatacttacgaagtattatatatttatatatttattaataataataataataataataataataatatatagctagactgattattttttaacatcctgTTGTAGAATGTTATCAGCTGACTAGTATACAGTGTGAATATAATACttcgtaagtattatatattaataatataatattatagtatacaatgtgatacaattatactagcttaacactatttaaataatgtttgttatactattatacatgcCCGAGTGTCGTGGCGCAGTGGGGAAACGTTAGGCTTTGTATGCATACATAGTAGGTTCGATACTGGCTGGGGGGAATTTATTTGTGGTATTTTCAGCTCTACACGACACGTGGCTTGTTCGATTATATGATGAGTATAGTCGGATTTAATTCACTAGTGTGACCTGTGATATCATATCTAGGTTCTCCTCACTGGTCCCTGGAGTCTACAAATAACGTCTCATCATTGTGCTATGATACGATGACGGCTATATATATCTTAGTAGTCCTGTTGTACAgatgtcacaaaaaaaaataaaaaaatataaaaaatataaaaataaaaaatcgatgTCTGTACATGGGGACTACTTTTgcaaattttttctattttttttttNNNNNNNNNNNNNNNNNNNNNNNNNNNNNNNNNNNNNNNNNNNNNNNNNNGCTATTTATGTTAGAATcttcatttttacattaaacatttttgattttaattctttataagtCCCCCTCATAGTATCatagtgtaaaattgttttcaaagatttttggattttaataacACGTGCCCAATTCGGGTGAGtgttaaatatcatatttttttttaataaaacaattctattaaaaattaaattaattaaattattatattctaagcaTTTTGTGATCGGAATCTGTACCTCCCATACCaagacaacatattttaatatttcctaaatcttgaacaacacaaatatcatgaagatatttgaaaaaataagtaccagttgtatttattaaatcattagctattttacaaatttcaagccATGTTGGTGATTCTAGTATTTTAGAAGCATAAGGTTTTCCATTTCCAGAAATATTGTGTCCATgatcaacaattaaaatatttcctttaattggaattttatttagattatatttcataattctaatatttttatttttattagtattatagtattgaaatttacaaaacttaacaaagatttcattatttaatattgagttttctatttcgttttgcatttcatttttttgaaatttattaaaatcattgatagttgtttccattattttattatttattatatttttaatttttaaattaattttttcaatt comes from Acyrthosiphon pisum isolate AL4f unplaced genomic scaffold, pea_aphid_22Mar2018_4r6ur Scaffold_21633;HRSCAF=24448, whole genome shotgun sequence and encodes:
- the LOC107882682 gene encoding uncharacterized protein LOC107882682, whose amino-acid sequence is MPKVKSSLSCKLNNFVSEFGEEVFKVDDNVLFCQLCECKVNSEKKFNITQHLKTDKHIKATKRHQNKIEKKQQFLTSYQKNSFNVDLCKAFIAANIPLNKLSNPIFRQFLETYMKNPIPDQTTLRKLYVDNIYNETMENIRSKLSSKRIWVSIDETTDFEGRYIANVIVGSLEADRQGVVFLLHTEELGKTNFSSISQLFNKSMGILWPNGVQHEHVLLFVSDAAPYMVKAGTALQVFYSKMLHVTYAAHGLHRVAEQVRSHFSTVDKLIASVKQVFKKAPSRLQLFKNELPGVKLPQEPVITRWGTWLNAATYYCENIQAVRHIIGLLDQEDAISIQKAKKCLDNPNLENNLAYIKSNFSILSVTIDKLQAKNMSLATSLNIIENIEETLKTLNGEHGKHIYFKLKNVLEKNSGLSKLKHISNILDGEENTNIGELLGELTCSDIVYFKYAPIVSVDVERSFSTYKTLLADNRRKFKFDNLAKHLIIQCNTQDLQDSDQSD